In Oncorhynchus mykiss isolate Arlee chromosome 32, USDA_OmykA_1.1, whole genome shotgun sequence, the DNA window actgcacactacacactgcacactacacactacacactacacactgcacactacacactacacactgcacactacacactgcacactgcacactgcacactacacacactgcacactgcacactgcacactacacacactgcacactgcacactaaacactaaacactgaGGCATGGGAGGGGTTAAAGATACTACAACAAGAAGGTAgtgacactacacactacacactacacactacacactgcacactacacactacacactaaacACTGAGGCATGGGAGGGGTTAAAGATACTACAACAAGAAGATAGtgacactaaacactacacactgcacactacaccCTTCACACTGCACAatgcacactacacactgcacactgcacactgcacacactgcacactacacactgcacactacacactacacactacacactacacactgcacactacacactacacgctgcacactgcacactacacactgcatactacacactacacactgcacactgcacactacacactacacactgcacactgcacactacacactacacactacacactgcacacatcacactgcacacatcacacactgcacactacacactgcacactgcacactacacacactgcactacacacactgcacactgcacactacatACACTGCACattgcacactacacactacacactacacactacacactgatGCATGGGAGGGGTTAAAGATACTGCAACAAGAAGGTAGtgacacaacacactacacactgcacactacacagaacacactgcacactacacagaacacactgcactctacacactacactacacaaaacacactacacacagaggCACCGGAGGGGTTAAACATACAACAcaaaacacactacacactacacagaacacactacacactgcacacaacacactacacagaacacactacgacacactacacactacacactgcacacaacacactacacagaacacactacgacacactacacacaacacactacacactacacactgcacacaacacactacacactacacactacacactacacactgcacacaacacagaacacactacgacacactacacactacacactacaccctgcaTGACACACACTCAATAGACACTAATGGAAGAAGGGGTATTTAGATCTCAGAGCTGTAGGGAATATCTGAAAAACCTTCTTTGTCTCTCCTACAGAACACAACAAAGGAGTGGACTTTCAGGAGGACCATAGTGACGCAGTAAGTAGTGGCGTCATTTGAAACCATACGGCTGGTACTGGTCAACTGAGAACAAGGAGCAAGGAGCAGACAACTTCTGCAGTGATTGAAAACGTTGTCCCTAAAAACCCCATTCCTCTCCTCTGCAGGATGTCAGCCCCAACCACAGGGATGGATCTCAGGAGTCAGGAAGTACCGCCGGGAATTCTGTTACTGCAGTGACCTCTGCTGGATTGGCTGTGTCCACGAGACCTGTGCTCACACGCcaaggtaggtgtgtgtgtgtgtgtgtatgggggggagGAAGTATTCATTATCATATCCATTTCATCATATTTTAATGAAATCTAATCATAGATCATGCCTTGGACCTAGTATAGTTTGGTGATTTGTACAATATTTCTCATACATGCCTTATTCATAGCAgaatgtgtctctctctactgGGTCTCTTCTGGTTctctactgggtctctactggGTATACTGGGTCTACTGGCTATACTGGGTctctactgggtctctactgcatctactgggtctctactgggtctctactggGTCTACTGGATACCTACTGGGTCTACTGCgtctactgggtctctactggGTCTACTGCgtctactgggtctctactgggtctctactggGTGTCTACTGGGTGTCTACTGGATACCTACTGGGTCTCTACTGGGTCTACTGGGTACCTACTGGGTCTCTACTGGGTCTACTAGGTCTACTGGgtctactgggtctctactgggtctactgggtctctactggGTCTACTGGGTACCTACTGGGTctctactgggtctctactgggtctctactggGTCTACTGGATACCTACTGGGTCTACTGCAtctactgggtctctactgggtctctactggGTCTACTGGATACCTACTGGGTCTCTGCTGGgtctactgggtctctactggttctctactgggtctctactggGTCTACTTGGTCTACAGGGTCTCTCCTGGGTCTCTACTGGGTACCTACTGGGTACCTACTGGGTCTACTAGgtctactgggtctctactggGTCTACTGGGTCACTACTGGGTCTACTGGGTACCTACTGGGTCTCTACTGGGTCTACTAGGTCTACTGGgtctactgggtctctactgggtctctactggGTACCTACTGGGTCTACTGGGTGTCTACAAGgtctactgggtctctactgggtctctactggGTCTACTGGGTCTACTGGGTACCTACTGGGTCTACTAGGTCTACTGGgtctactgggtctctactgtGTCTCTACTGGGTACCTACTGGGTCTACTGGTTGTCTACAAGgtctactgggtctctactgggtctctactggGTCTACTGGGTACCTACTGGgtctactgggtctctactgggtacctactgggtctctactgggtctctccctcatctcctcccttatctcatccttctccctcctctaaaAACATCTCATCCCTTATCTCCTCCCTTATctcatccttctccctcctctaaaAACATCTCCTCCCTTATCTCCTCCCTTATCTCATCATTCTCCCTCCTCTAAAAACATCTCACCCCTTAtctcctcccttatctcacccttctccctcctctaaaAACATCTCCTCTTATCCTTCCAGGCTCCACATTCAAGCCTCTGAACCCAGTGAAGAGACAGGACAAGAGGAAGAACAGGAGGACTACTATCATGGGCATACCCCAGCAGGTCCAGAGAGAGCTGGGTACATGTCTCGTCCTTGGATGGCAGCTAGCTTTAACTCCGAGCATTCACTTGACAAAGAAAAGTCACCCAGACCAATAAAGGTCCAGGGTTTTGTAAATTAAGTGATCATGATGAATACTCTTAGGCACGTTGACAAAAAAAGTCAAATCAATGGTACTCTTCTGTCATATTTAAATTAGGTGATAAGATGTGTTCCATCTCTATTCCCCCTTCTAGCCCTTCACAGTGGCTCTGAGTACAAAGTTCATTCCCAGCTCCCTAACGGCTCTGTCGGACAGGGTAGTGACGGCCAATCAGGTGCGGTCGTCATCCCCACCATCGACGGAGAGAACCCTCTAGCCAACTACGAAGGGGCAAGAGTACACCTCTCAGACCTGGAGGTGAGGCTTTCATATGAGCCTGTATCAAAAATCAGGCTTTCAGCGTTATAACTCGAACAAGTACATTTGTTGTGTGCTACTGGTTATAGTGTCGTACTTTCACTTACCGACAGCTACTTGCATGACTAAATTGTAGTTACATTGTATCTCATAACATCGGATTACGATtagtaaaatgttttttttattgccttgtgcaaatatatatatatatagatatatatttataATTACAACTGAACTCACCTAATAGGCATCCAGAGAGGAGCAGCTGTTGAGACACCATCTCCAGTCTGTTTACAGGGACGACCAGGGCTTCAGCCACCACAGGGGACTGGACTCtcgtctctcctccacccagagGCCCAAGTCTCTGGCCGTGCCGGGCACGACCTCCTCGTGCTCCTCTGGATTCCCCAGCTTCCTCCAGGAGCCACAGGTGAGTCCCGTTCAGAACAGTGTTTCTTCCTGCTGGGGTCATCGACACTGAGTGaattaaacattaggaacacctgctctttccatgacatagactgaccaggtgaatccaggtgaaagctatgatccctttattgatgtcgcttgttaaatccacttcaatcagtgtagatgaagaggaggagacatgttaaataaggatgtttaagccttgagacaattgtaagccttgatacaattgtgtatgtgtgccattcagatggtgaatgggcaagacaacagattTAAGTGCCTTAGAACAGTGTATGGTAGTAGGCACCAatgcgcactggtttgtgtcaagaactgcaatggtttttcacactcaacagtttccagtgtgtatcaagaatggtccaccacccgaaggacatccagccaacttgacacaactgcattggagtcaacattggccagcatccccgAGGAACGTTTTCGAGACCTTGTAGAGTTCATTcaccgacgaattgaggctgttctgagggcgaaaggggcaggtgcaactcaatattacaaAGGTGTCCTtgatgttttgtaaactcagtgtcaACGAAAAAAGCATGCACACATTACTGTAAGTCGTTTTGGTGTCTGTTAAAGTGTCTGTTAAATGGCATCCCTGGAATGACATGATCATCGGATGCTGATGTTAAACCAAGCTTGCTATCTGAACCACTGGACTTACAACTAAGATCAAAATACTAATTGTGAATGGTTGAATTTTCTTGCTTGAGGTGCACCAGTGACCAGTtctgaaaccggattgcacagtggagaaagtacagtgggattcgaaatgatcagtgatctgtttgttaccttggctttcaaagactttagaaaggcagaaCAGAATGGATGTAGGTCTGTAACactttgggtctagagtgtctccacctttgaagagggggatgactgcggcagctttccaatccttggggatctcagacaatacgaaagagaggttgaacaggctggtaataggggttgcgacaatggcggcggatagtttcagaaatagagggtccagattgtcaagcccagctgatttgtacgggtccaggttttgcagctctttcagaacatctgctatctggatttgggtaaaggagaacctggagaggcttgggcgaggagcagcgggggggggcggggctgttggccaaggttgatatgaaagagaggttgaacaggctagtaaaagGGGTTGCAACAACGACGGTGGAAAACATTAGAAAGATAATGGAATGCTGAGCCTGCAAAATGGCTTCCAGCTCCACATTTGGCCaaactacagtatatctacctaGTATGACAGCTCTGCAGTTCTCTACATAGTATGACTCCTAATGCTGACCCTTGTATTTGCCCCCACCCAGGGTCCGGTGATGTCCATCTCTCCCCAAGCCACTTACATGTCTAAGATCATCCCGAACGCCTACCTGCCGGCCTCCGTTGACGTCATACAGATTGACCGCAGCACCAGTCGTACCCGTGGAAACAGCGGTAACGACACGGCCCGTACCATCAGCAAGAGCTGCCTGGCGTCCGGGTCGTCGGACAGCCCTGCGTCGTCGAGGAGGTCGGGCGGTGAAGGTTGCTATGAAGGCGGTGACAGCGTTTCACATGGTGACAGTAGTTCCCGTGACAATGGCTCTAAGGTGACCCCACACTTTGTGACTTCAAGATCCAGCTGGAGCCACTCGCAGTCTTCCGAGACGATCAAGTCCAACTCCTCCGCCATCTCCTCCACAAAGGGGAGCTTCGGACTTGCTAACCCACAGACGGTGAGCCTAGTTGGGCAGGAGACACAGCCGCAGCAGCCTGGTGCTGGGGACCAGGACAAGGTGAGCCTACAAAGCTCTAGTGCTCTCAGCAGCACTAGTAGAGGTACTGGTACTGCGACCGCTCAGGGGGTCCTATCTGGATCTGGGGGGATGAGCGATTTTGGAGGAGACTCTTTCAGattctctcgctgtctgtcgatCATGAAGTCCAAGTTGCCCCCGGCTCCCCCCAGGAGAACCAACTCACTGCACCATGAGAAGATGATAAAGAGGCGACTGGTGGAGATTAAAGACCTCAGTGACTCTGCGGGTGGGAAGTTGGAGGCTGCTGAGGACACAAGCTTGGTTACGATCGAGATCTCTAAAGAGCTCTACAAAGAAATCACAAAGTGCTCTGTCCCTGTATCCAAATCATCTGGGTTTAACTCTTTAGATGATACAAGATCTTCCACAGCATCTAGTCCTCTGAGTCCCACACAGGCCTCCCATGGAGGTAGTGGAAAATCAGAGGGGCCAGTGTCCAGCAACTCTTCCCCCCAGAAAGCCCCATCAGAGGAGGGTACATTTGAAAGGACCATGTCCCCCTCCAGTGGGTACTCCAGCCAGAGTGGTACACCGACACTTTCCCCCAAGGGAATCCTCCCTTCCGTCTCCCCAGGTAAACAGAAGAAGTATCCTGTCAAACCGGAACGATCTGGTTCAAGAGCTTCCTTCTCTGCAGCCTCAGTCTCCTCTTCCCTCACCTCCCTGTCTTCAGTCACCTCAGAACTCGTCAATCGAGAGGCCTCGAAAAACAGCTTTAGCCCTCTTCAGCAGGCATCCCTACCCCCGGCTGTTATGAGAATAGAAGATCCAGAAATTGGGACCCCAGTCCATTTCTCTTCATCCATGGTCATCAGTGAGCTGCTTAACATTCCGCCACCCCCCAAAATCAAAGCCCCTTCCCCGCCACCCCCGGAGACCTGGGCCCACAACAGACACACCTTCGAACTGCTGTGTGGGCCTTGCCCCAACATCAACAGGCTAGCACAGCTCCAGGAGCAACAGGAACTAAAAGAGCAAGCTGCCATGATTGAGCAAAAGCAGGAATCTCAAACTAAAGCTAGCAAGGAGTCTGAAGGCTCAAACAAAAAGCAGGCTACGGTAGAAGAAGTTACTTTGACAAAATCAGAAAGCAAATACATTATTCCCCGAGACAAGACTGAGCCTATGTTAGAGCAGGCACCTGAGGTATCCGAGAGCACAGAAAGTCAAACGAAAGATCAAGGAAGCCTGGCGGTGATCGCAGAGAAGGTAAAAGCAAGTGTAGAGATCCAGGaccagaagcaggaacagagtagtagtagcagtagtagtgttgcACAGGTCAAGGATCAAGAAGAGAGGCTAGAGACACAAGTTAGTTTAACAATGATTCCAAAGAAGGAACCCCCTCCTGTCATGAAGAAAAGTACTCCTAGAAAAGAAGCTAAAGTTCAATTAACAGCAGATATTCAACAAAAGTCGCCATTTGATGAGGTCACAGTAGAGGTGAAGGTAGAGTCACCCAGCAAGAGTGAGAAGTGTTCTCCACGGGATGAGGTAGTCGCTAAGGAAGTTGAGGTAGTCACTAAGAAAGTTGAGGTTGAGGTAGCAGCTAAGGAGGTTGAAGGTCGGAGTGCTACTGAAAACACTAAAGAGGAAAGTCCCACCAAATCTACACAGACCCTTGCCGTGGAGCCTCCCAAAGTGGACCGGGTCTCCCCTCcagcctcccctcccccttcccaccaccctcctccacctccttctaaGACACCTCCCTACTCTGTGGCCACTCCCCCACCTGAGTTAGAGGAGGAGTGTGAGGAAGAGATTCCCATAGTACAGTCCTGCTggccccctccacccccaccagagGAGCCAGCAGATTCAGTCTTTGATGAGCCAGATGAGATGGActttccacctcctccccctcccttcatGACAGAGAGCTTGCCAGATGTGGTGGAGACATGTAACACAGTCGCTGATAACCAGGAGGCGTCCATTATAGCTCTGAATGGGGAGGAGGTTAAGGAAACCGTGAATGGTTTCACTGTAGCAACTGTGAATGGGGAAAATACAGATCTTTCACCCATTTCCACTCAAATGGAGCCAAAAGAGGATAAACCTGAAAAGGGGATTCTGAACTCTATTTCTCTAATCCCAACTGATGAAACCAGCTTTGAGGAATCTGAATCAGCTGAGCTCCAATTAATTCCTTCAGATGATTCAGCTGTCGTTTCTCCAGTTCAGCCCAATGAAAAAGAGGCAGAGGTCAAGCAATCGGCCCAGAAACCAATCACAATGCAAGACACCCCACAACCAACAGAAACTTCTCCTGAGTCACAGGAAGTCCCGCCCTTACCAGAGGATGTCCCTCCCCCACACCAGgaagctcctcctcctcctcctccaccaatgACAACAGCCTTGGTGCCCCCATCaagtattcctcctccacctcctatcaatgtccccctccctccccgtGTACAATTTGAGGATCAGATGCCCTCTGAGCTCCTTAACAGTGGCCCACGTCCACCACCCATTAAcatccctctcccaccccctctcccaaCTGAGAACCAACCCCCTGTGATCTTCAGGAGACAGCCCAGCTTGGCGAACAGAGAGACCAGGAGCAAAGAGCTTCTGTCTAGGCACAAGAGTGTCCCTATTCCCAAAGAAGATGCCAACATTCCACTGGTCACACCCTCTCTGCTTCAAATGGTACGTCTCAGATCGGTCAACGTTGGCGAAGACTACGTTAAAACGCTTGCTGACGACAACAATTCCAACAGTGGGAAGCCACCTGCACAGAATCAGAGTTCAACCCAAATCCAAACCCAAGGATCTCAGAACATAACACCCCAAAAACCAATTCGGAGATCCCTGTCACTAAAATCCACACCTCCGCCACTGAAGTCGTCCCCGGTGACGCTCATCGCCCCCTCGATGAGTATGCAGGAAGCTATCCGAATGAAGACAGCAGCCATGTCTTCCAGAGATAATCTTCCAACACGCTTTAGAATGCCATCCTCCACCTCAATTCCCAGTTGCAGTGGGGGTAAATCAGGAATGTTATCCCCAGTGTTACCAGAAGGGGGTGAGATGCTAaagacccccaccaccaccactgctaGCTTCATCTTCTCCAGGAGCTCAAAGAAGGTTGTCATAGAAACGCCTGCCTCCTCTTCCCCCGAGGTACAGGCGAGCCTAAAGCAGAGCCTAGCCGCGGAACTCAAGCGCTTTTCCGAACAATCTATGGCTTCCACAGTCGCTAATGGCAACGTTGGAAGAACTGGGATTCCGAGGAGAATTCCGCCACCCGTGGCTAAGAAACCAGCTCACACCTTGGAGAAGCCTGTGTGTTCTACACTGAGAAGCACTCCGTCTCCAAGGGGAACAGAAGCTaacggagagacagaaacagcGCAACCTGCGGGCCAGCAAGCACTGACAGAGGACAGCAAGTAAGAACATCAGCGCTACACTTAGAATAGGATTTTGTCTGCATGTTAATAACTACACCTCCTTGAAAAGACAAGCtgtaaagtaaatgtaatttgttTATTTCAGGTAGTAATGCAGGTAGTGCATCAAATTGATCTTGCAGTGATTATGTTTCATTCATTTCATTCATGTCATTCATGTTTCAATTATTTAAAGACGAACAccacgctctctcacacacacacacaacatatcatagggctctggtcacaggtagtgcactatatatagggaataaggtgcctaTTGGGACGCACTGACTTCTAAGTTTAACATATTTCCACTGTTTTCCAGGTGAAATGGAGACGTCTAACATTGTGGAAGCACCATTGCGCTTTTTGAAAAAGACTGGATTCTTGTGGAATGGGACTAAGACGGACGAACAAATCAAGGACTGCAAGAACCTGAGAAacatgggggggagagagagagagagagagggagagagaataatgagagtagagagagagagtcaactcAGAGTTAAAATGTCTTCAAAAGGCCTTtatatttttgcaaaaaaagATGGCCCCCATTTCTTTTCAAATTATAGCTTTATTTTGGGAGTATTTTTCTAAAACATAGAGGTCCAGTGAGGCTCCATTCAATCCGTATCGTGGAAGTtcagcgtgattgaaatttaaagacaATGTTCCAGCGTTTAGAGGAGACTCCCTTCACCGTAAACGCTTTATGGCGGCTCAGTCGGAAAAATACCTTTAAGAGAGCTTCAGCGCCACAGATAGAATAGAGAGCCCTTAGTCTGCTCTAGGACAGTGCAACCATCAGGACAAAGGACAAACTGCGGCTGGATTTTGTAAATACAGCACAAAAGGCTGTGCTTGTCGTAGAGGTCATCCAGAGGTCATCCAGAGGTTAAAAAAGGTAGCAGTCACTGCAGTTGAGAAAGAAAAAACAAGACGACAATAAAAATAAATCTTCATAAAGATTCCCTTTTGGAGTCAAACAATCAATGTATTATtttaattaatgaattaatgaTCTTATTTCCTAATGGAATGACAGATTATGTAATTCCCAGAATTTATCTTTTGATCTCGTCGATCAATCAATTCATTTGTggtgtcaatcaatcaattaacacCACATTTTACTGCGCCTATCCGGGGTGTTTGTCAATCAATGTGTTATTTTAGTTTTTTGACCAATGACACCACAAATTATTTAGGCTTAGGTAGGGTAGCGcatgagaaaaaaagagaagctgcatattttaaaaaaaaataccatTTATATATTAGACCTATTgtcaaatttatttaaaaaataaaataaaataaaaaaaatcactttGTAAGATAATTAAGCTTTTAAAGTTTAGGCAAGAAAACATTTTATCCTTCTGAAAACTAACGTTCAACGAAATGAGCTGCTTCCCAATTCTAGATCTCTTGGcctgcatcccaaacggcacatGTATTCCCCCACACAGTACTAGTGTGGTGGCAGCAGATAGCCTTGTGGTCGGAGCGTTTGGCCAGGAACTGAAAgtttgctggtttgaatacctgagccgacaagttgaataattgtttttgttttttgcacCAGGGgtactgtactactatggctgaccgtGTAAAACACCACGTTTTACTGCACCTATCCGATGTGTGTCAATAAAACTATAATTTTTTTGGGAAAGTTTAAATGTTGTAAACCAGAGAATATAGTGTATTTTTGGGACACAACCCAAGCAGATAGGCACAATATGGCTATTCCTTATAGTTACTTACACTAAACACCATTCCCATGTGTTCAAAATACAATTTTGATGGCTTTTCTGTTACTTAACCATTTCCTGTTATATTAATGTGTCTTTAAGTTGCTTTAAAACAACGTTCTTTATTAGTCCTGCGTCAGCATTATTAACATCGTCTGTCATTTCATGACCAATTATTAAACCTTTGGTTTGAGTTCAACTGATTCATCAAAATGTGTTGTTTCTGTGGATGGCCTTACAGAGTCAGTTTTACTTCATGAAATCAACAGGCCTGTGGATCGTAACTACGGAAACAGTGAGTGCAAATGGTAAACTATTCCCTACATGGTGAACAACTTTTGGGACGTACCTTATGAACAGTAGTGCactaaagtattcagaccccttcccttttttcacattttgttatgtcacattattctaaaatgta includes these proteins:
- the LOC110487836 gene encoding uncharacterized protein KIAA1522 homolog isoform X3, whose translation is MVVYLRKNIRSLLSVFKKKAGPKCLDEQKKLTVHYTASSHYQENVFIEGNRPQYLEDLHTEAREGLKILQQEEHNKGVDFQEDHSDADVSPNHRDGSQESGSTAGNSVTAVTSAGLAVSTRPVLTRQGSTFKPLNPVKRQDKRKNRRTTIMGIPQQVQRELALHSGSEYKVHSQLPNGSVGQGSDGQSGAVVIPTIDGENPLANYEGARVHLSDLEASREEQLLRHHLQSVYRDDQGFSHHRGLDSRLSSTQRPKSLAVPGTTSSCSSGFPSFLQEPQGPVMSISPQATYMSKIIPNAYLPASVDVIQIDRSTSRTRGNSGNDTARTISKSCLASGSSDSPASSRRSGGEGCYEGGDSVSHGDSSSRDNGSKVTPHFVTSRSSWSHSQSSETIKSNSSAISSTKGSFGLANPQTVSLVGQETQPQQPGAGDQDKVSLQSSSALSSTSRGTGTATAQGVLSGSGGMSDFGGDSFRFSRCLSIMKSKLPPAPPRRTNSLHHEKMIKRRLVEIKDLSDSAGGKLEAAEDTSLVTIEISKELYKEITKCSVPVSKSSGFNSLDDTRSSTASSPLSPTQASHGGSGKSEGPVSSNSSPQKAPSEEGTFERTMSPSSGYSSQSGTPTLSPKGILPSVSPGKQKKYPVKPERSGSRASFSAASVSSSLTSLSSVTSELVNREASKNSFSPLQQASLPPAVMRIEDPEIGTPVHFSSSMVISELLNIPPPPKIKAPSPPPPETWAHNRHTFELLCGPCPNINRLAQLQEQQELKEQAAMIEQKQESQTKASKESEGSNKKQATVEEVTLTKSESKYIIPRDKTEPMLEQAPEVSESTESQTKDQGSLAVIAEKVKASVEIQDQKQEQSSSSSSSVAQVKDQEERLETQVSLTMIPKKEPPPVMKKSTPRKEAKVQLTADIQQKSPFDEVTVEVKVESPSKSEKCSPRDEVVAKEVEVVTKKVEVEVAAKEVEGRSATENTKEESPTKSTQTLAVEPPKVDRVSPPASPPPSHHPPPPPSKTPPYSVATPPPELEEECEEEIPIVQSCWPPPPPPEEPADSVFDEPDEMDFPPPPPPFMTESLPDVVETCNTVADNQEASIIALNGEEVKETVNGFTVATVNGENTDLSPISTQMEPKEDKPEKGILNSISLIPTDETSFEESESAELQLIPSDDSAVVSPVQPNEKEAEVKQSAQKPITMQDTPQPTETSPESQEVPPLPEDVPPPHQEAPPPPPPPMTTALVPPSSIPPPPPINVPLPPRVQFEDQMPSELLNSGPRPPPINIPLPPPLPTENQPPVIFRRQPSLANRETRSKELLSRHKSVPIPKEDANIPLVTPSLLQMVRLRSVNVGEDYVKTLADDNNSNSGKPPAQNQSSTQIQTQGSQNITPQKPIRRSLSLKSTPPPLKSSPVTLIAPSMSMQEAIRMKTAAMSSRDNLPTRFRMPSSTSIPSCSGGKSGMLSPVLPEGGEMLKTPTTTTASFIFSRSSKKVVIETPASSSPEVQASLKQSLAAELKRFSEQSMASTVANGNVGRTGIPRRIPPPVAKKPAHTLEKPVCSTLRSTPSPRGTEANGETETAQPAGQQALTEDSK